The sequence GCCCGGTTGGTGCATCGTTCCCAATGAGATCCAAACCTTCCAGCCGCGTTGCTCAAATTTGAGGATTTGGAGTTCGTTCTGGGAGTTATTAATAAAAACAGAATCAATGGACAATAACGTGTCGAGATCGAGCACAATAAACTCAACCGGTTGAACGATAACGGCATTCAAAGTTAAAATCCCATAAATCGACCGCTGCTGCGGATTTACTTCAATGTTCAAATCATACCATTTTACATCATAACAGGCTTGTTCCGCCATGAGTATCCCACCCGTATCGGTTGGCTTCGCGCCTAAGTTCCGCTGGGCTTGAGCCTCAACAGAATAAATGATAATAAGAAAAAGCAGAGAAATTATTTTAATGTTCATAGAATTTCCTCGTTAATATATTTTTTTTGACTTCGCAGCATAAAAGATGTAGCGTCTATGGCACGTGAAACGGCGAGTATACCATCCAGATGGTCAACTTCATGTTGAAGCAATTCGGACAACGCATTATTGAGCATTATTTCCTGATCCTGCCAATCGGTATTTTTATAACGGATGCGGCAGTTGGAATGGCGTTTTACTTTAACCAATAAATCAGGAAAACTCATGCAATCGTCCCAGAGTTCAAACATCTCCGGGCTTTTAAGGTCAATTACAGGGTTAATAAAAACGACCGGACGATCGATGTGCATGTACACAAGCCGTTTCATCACGCCGATTTGCGGCGCGGCCATGGCCCGGCCTGCTTTATAACGCGAACGAAAATCCATCAGCGTGTCATGCATATCTTCAATTACAGGTGCTAAGGAGGATATTTCCTCCTTACGAACGGCAAGGCACGTTTCATACAACTTCGGATGTCCAAGGAGCAGAATCTCTATGACGGGCATAAACCGATATGTTTTGTGGTAGGTGTAATGACTCTGCAAAAATATAAACTCTATACCGTCATGAATCAACTCAATTTCTTTTCGAATTTGCAATTGTCAAAAGGTGAGATTAGTTTAATATAGCATATTACCGCTCATGGTAGATAAACGAAAAACGAACCTTATGAAAGAATATATATTACCGGACGCGACCCGCATAGGTTACGTGCACCTTACGGTTTCGGACGCCGAAAAGGTGTCAGCATTTTACAGGGATCTGCTTGGTTTTTGTGAGAACCGGAATGACGATGGAGTGATTGGGCTATCTGCGAACGGCCACACGCCGCATCATATTTTACTGACAGAAAACCGCCATGCGAAGCCGCGTCGACCGCATACAACGGGGCTTTTTCATTTAGCGATTCGTGTGCCGAACAGGATTGAATTGGCTCGTATGTTTTTTAAGATACACGAACGTCGTTATCCATTTCAAGGTTTTGCCGATCACGGTGTCAGCGAAGCGTTATATATGGCCGATCCGGAAGGAAACGGAGTAGAAATATATGTGGACAGACCGATGGATCTATGGCCGAAACGTCAAGGCCGCCTGCACATGACGACCGATCCGCTGGATGTAAATGATCTTATGAATGAAATAAAAAATGACAGCAGCGCAATAAAGGATCTTCATCCGGAAACAGACATAGGCCATATTCATCTGCAAGTGTCGGAGTTGTCTCGCGCTGAAAAATTTTATCACGGAATCCTCGGCATGGATATTACACAGGATTCTTATCCGGGCGCGCTATTTCTCTCTGCCGGAGGTTATCATCATCATATCGGCGCCAATATCTGGTCCGGAGAAGGCGCTGTCCGGCCGGGTAAAGATTTCCTTGGATTAGCCGGATTCGCAATCCATATTCCGGACTCGCCGGACAAAGACCTTTTATTGAGTCAATTTTCCTCGAATCGCATCGAAATTAGTCAAAAGGGAAAATCTTATTTTACGCATGACCTTGATCACAATCCGATTGAATTGATTTTTGAGTGAAATATGTTAATAATAGGGTGAAGAAAACGTTGACGATTATAAAAATTAAATAAATTACACTTCTGCTTCTAACAAAATAAATAACGTTGGAGTTGACATGTCATACATCCGCATCAAGAAATCAGGTGAAAAAATAGCCGTTTCAAAAATTCTTTGCGTCGGCGCTAATTATTCCGATCATATTGCTGAAATGAATCCTGGAAAATCTGCGGAACTTCCGAAAGAGCCCGTTATATTTATGAAGCCTCCATCGGCAATTGTTCATGACGGTGAAAATATTATTTTTCCGGATGTACAAAGTGAACTGCATCATGAAGTAGAACTCATTGTTGTGATCGGTAAAGACGGAAAAAACATCAAAGCCGCCGATGCGGACAGCCATATATTAGGCTATGGAATCGGATTGGACATGACTCTTAGGGATTTACAGGCTGAAGCGAAGAAAAAGGGACGGCCGTGGACGATCGCAAAAGGGTTTGATACGTCGGCAGTTATTTCGGAGATTGCCGGTAAGAACGAAGTAAATCAGGTGAATGATCTTCCGCTAAAACTTTTTATCAATGATGCGCTTCGGCAAGAAGGACGTACTTCTGATATGATCTTTACGGTCAGTGACATTATTGTCTACTTATCCAAATTTTTTACATTATGCCGGGGGGATGTGATTTTTACAGGAACGCCGAAGGGAGTTGGCCCTGTGCAGACGGGCGATTATTTAAGAGCTGTTTTAGGAGAATATGCCGAAGTAACCGTGTCAGTGAAAAAGATTTAATTATCGGAAGAAGAAGCGATTTTCTTTTCCAAGATCGGGATCACGGTATTAACGGTAGTTTGCGACTGTTCCTCGGTAGACGCCATGAATATCTGAAAATTGCCATTCCGGTTGGATGAGAATATAATTTTATTTCCATCTAGTGAAAATCGCGGAAAAATATCATCTCCATCGTCATACGTGATACGCGTTTGATCTTTACCGTCGGTCTGCATCTTGTAAATCTCATAATTTCCGCCGTCACGATTGGACGCAAACGTAATAAACAGATCGTTCCTTGAAACAGACGGCTGCAGATCATTCCCTTTCGAATTGGTCAGGTTTGTCGGTTTGTCTTTACCGTCCAGGCTGCCCATAAAAATTTCATAATTATTATCGCTTTTCTTTTCAGCATACAGGATATGGTTTTCGATTCCAGGCTTTGTTGAAGGATCGGTCAATGCGGAGGTTTCATCGCCGTAAACTTTAAATAAAAACGTGCCGGTCTTTTCGATGGTGAAAACGGAAGAAGATTTAGTCCAGAATGGATTGCTTGAAAAATCGCTTCGGTCGCTGGCAAACATAATGGTCACCGTATCAATAAACGACGGGCTCCAATTATCACTTCCGTAACTGCTCGTGACCCTTTTTACGCTTTTTCCATTTCGATCCATATAGTAAATTTCACGCGGTTTGTATTTCTTGGTACTGCGGTCGTCGCGGGTTGATGTAAAAACTATAAATCGTCCGTCAGGTGAAAACGACGCATTCTCATCCGACTCAGCGTCATCCGTCAATCGTTTTATTGAGGTTTCTCCCTGGGCGATATTCATGGAATAAATGTCCCAATTGCCATTTCGGTCGGACTGGAAAACAACCGTATTGCCGTCAGGCGAAAATGCCGGCATGATGTCATTGAACTTGTTATTGGTAAGCTGTGTAATTTTGTATGGGCTTGAAAAACGGGAAGCTATACGTTCAAGAAAAGCCTGGCCTTGAAAATCGCGCAATACGGTAAGAAACGCTTCGTATCCGGATTTTTTCTTGTCCAATGCCAGCAATAGGTCGCCTTTGGCATACATAACATCCATATTGGTCGGATCGTTTTTTAGAGATTCTTCCATATATTTCAAAGCAAATTTCTTCCGGCCAAGCGCGAGATATTCTTTCGCTATCTCATATTGAAGGGATGCATTGGTTTTATCCGCGTCCAATTCAGTAAATAGTTGCTTCAATTTCTCGCTTAAGGTTTGCGTGGAATCCAGTTGAAGAGCCGGGGGTATTACAGCCGTATCCTGCGAAGTTACAGCGGGTTCTTGTGCATACAGAGGAAGATGTAATAACGCCATGCAGATTGCAGTAACCGCTAGATTCAATTTCCAAATATGAATAAACTGCCGCATGAGCGAACCTCCTGAATTTTTTTAGAAATCACGGGAATTGAATGGATTTTAGGCAAAATGGCAGATAAATGCAAGGAGATTTTAGGGATATGGGTCATATTTTGAAGGATTAAATTTTGATGAACCGTCAAGATGAAACTATTTGGATTGTTCTACCGCCGTTAATATATTTGACACACAAAACTAATCATTCTGTATTAAATCATGATTAAAACAATATTTTATGACCTGGGAAACGTTTTGGTTAATTTCGACTGGAAGACTTCCGCCATAAGGATTGCGGATCATTCGACTCGATCGCCTGAGGAGGTTTATCACATATGCGCCGGAAGTAAGCTCGCCCGTAAATATGAATGCGGAATAATTACGACTGCCTTTTTTTTTGAGACGCTAAAAAAAGAAATCGGGTTTAAATTAACCTCCGAAGAACTTCATGGTTTATGGTCGGACATATTCACACTTAATAAAAAAAACGTGGCCGTCTTGGACAAAATTAGGAAAACATATCCCGTTGGCCTGATCTCGAATACCAATGAAGCGCACGTGCATTGGATTGAGAAACAATTCGGTTTTCTCGGATGGTTCCCTCATCCCACTTATTCCTATATTGAAGGATGTATGAAGCCGCAGAAAGAAATTTTTCGCTCAGCGCTGACCGCTCTTTCCGTCACGGCAAAGGAAAGTCTATTTATTGATGATCTTAATCAGAACGTGCTCGCAGCTAGAGAACTTGGCATGCAGGTGATTCATCTTTCACCAGAGAAAGACCTTGAACTGGAACTGAAGAAATTTGATGTAAAAGTCACATAATGCCGTCTGTTTCGAGGATCGGAATTTATGACTTGAATAGGTTTTTTAGATGTTTCTTTTTCAAAGTGCGGTAAATATCGAAATCCGTTACGCCGGATGTTGTTTCGTTTTCCGAAGCAAGATCTGCAAGTCTCTTATTTAAAATTATTTCAGATAATTTTTCGTTAGCCCTTTTTTCAAAAATTCAAAAGCTGACTCCGGCGTATCGGCGAACGTAAATAATTTCAGATCCTTCTTGTCGATCATATGGTGGCGTACCATTGAGTCAAAGTTTAACACTTCTTTCCAATATTCCGTTCCGTAAATCAAAATAGAAAGCGGTTTGGCGATCTTCTTTGTTTGAACCAAGGCAAGTATTTCAAACAGTTCATCCAGCGTGCCGAATCCTCCTGGAAATATCACCAGCGCTTTGGCGAGGTAGGCAAACCAGAATTTGCGCATGAAAAAATAATGGAATTCAAAATTGAGTTCCGGCGTAATGTAAGGATTGGGGACCTGTTCAAATGGCAATGCAATATTGAGCCCGAGCGAAGGGCCGCCGGCTTTTTTCGCACCTCGATTGGCGGCTTCCATCATACCCGGCCCGCCGCCGGAACAGATCAGGAAATGTTTTCCGTCGTGCAAGGACTTTGACCACTGCGTCAGCAAGTAGGCCAACTGAACGGCGTCTTCGTAATATTTTGACATATCCAGCTTCATCTTGGCTTCGTCGAATTGCTCCATTAGTTTTTTTGGAGGGTTTTTCCTGCCCGCTATGTTCTTCCGAATCGCAGTAAACGCTTTTCTTGCAGCTTCCGGTGACGGCGTGCGTGCAGAACCGAAAAAAACGATCGTGTCGCGTACATTGAGTTTTCTGAATCGTTTCTGAGGTTCGTAAAATTCAGATAACATACGAATGACACGGCCTTCCGGACTGTGCAAAAATTCTAAGTTCTCATAAGCTCTGAGTGGAATTGTATTTTTTTTCAATGCCGTTCCTTACGGTTGGTTTAATAATAAGGGTTGACAAAAATCATTTCTTTGAATAGTTTTTGAAGGTAAAAAAAATCTAAACAAACCCTCTCTGTTTGTCAATCCTTATCTGCTTTACATAAACAGGTACAACGAGGGAATCTCAAAAGGCTTTTCATGAATATACCGATACTCGGCGATAAGGTTCCCAAGCGCGGCAATAAACTTTCCGAATTATTGGGGAAAACAATTCTCAGGGTCATGGGGTGGCGGATGGAAGGTGAAATTCCTAATCTGCCGAAGTTCTTAGCCATTGCGGCTCCTCATACGACCAATTGGGATTTTATATTAGGGATGTCCGCATTGATGGCGATGAATATCCGCGTTCACTGGCTGGGCAAAAATACGATATTTACTTGGCCGGTGAGATATGTTTGGCAGTGGCTGGGCGGACGACCGGTAGACCGCTCCAAAGCGCATGGCGTTGTTGAACAAATTGTGCAGATGTTCAA comes from bacterium and encodes:
- a CDS encoding peptide deformylase — protein: MPVIEILLLGHPKLYETCLAVRKEEISSLAPVIEDMHDTLMDFRSRYKAGRAMAAPQIGVMKRLVYMHIDRPVVFINPVIDLKSPEMFELWDDCMSFPDLLVKVKRHSNCRIRYKNTDWQDQEIMLNNALSELLQHEVDHLDGILAVSRAIDATSFMLRSQKKYINEEIL
- a CDS encoding VOC family protein: MVDKRKTNLMKEYILPDATRIGYVHLTVSDAEKVSAFYRDLLGFCENRNDDGVIGLSANGHTPHHILLTENRHAKPRRPHTTGLFHLAIRVPNRIELARMFFKIHERRYPFQGFADHGVSEALYMADPEGNGVEIYVDRPMDLWPKRQGRLHMTTDPLDVNDLMNEIKNDSSAIKDLHPETDIGHIHLQVSELSRAEKFYHGILGMDITQDSYPGALFLSAGGYHHHIGANIWSGEGAVRPGKDFLGLAGFAIHIPDSPDKDLLLSQFSSNRIEISQKGKSYFTHDLDHNPIELIFE
- a CDS encoding fumarylacetoacetate hydrolase family protein, yielding MSYIRIKKSGEKIAVSKILCVGANYSDHIAEMNPGKSAELPKEPVIFMKPPSAIVHDGENIIFPDVQSELHHEVELIVVIGKDGKNIKAADADSHILGYGIGLDMTLRDLQAEAKKKGRPWTIAKGFDTSAVISEIAGKNEVNQVNDLPLKLFINDALRQEGRTSDMIFTVSDIIVYLSKFFTLCRGDVIFTGTPKGVGPVQTGDYLRAVLGEYAEVTVSVKKI
- a CDS encoding HAD family phosphatase translates to MIKTIFYDLGNVLVNFDWKTSAIRIADHSTRSPEEVYHICAGSKLARKYECGIITTAFFFETLKKEIGFKLTSEELHGLWSDIFTLNKKNVAVLDKIRKTYPVGLISNTNEAHVHWIEKQFGFLGWFPHPTYSYIEGCMKPQKEIFRSALTALSVTAKESLFIDDLNQNVLAARELGMQVIHLSPEKDLELELKKFDVKVT
- a CDS encoding LOG family protein is translated as MLSEFYEPQKRFRKLNVRDTIVFFGSARTPSPEAARKAFTAIRKNIAGRKNPPKKLMEQFDEAKMKLDMSKYYEDAVQLAYLLTQWSKSLHDGKHFLICSGGGPGMMEAANRGAKKAGGPSLGLNIALPFEQVPNPYITPELNFEFHYFFMRKFWFAYLAKALVIFPGGFGTLDELFEILALVQTKKIAKPLSILIYGTEYWKEVLNFDSMVRHHMIDKKDLKLFTFADTPESAFEFLKKGLTKNYLK
- a CDS encoding glycerol acyltransferase, with product MNIPILGDKVPKRGNKLSELLGKTILRVMGWRMEGEIPNLPKFLAIAAPHTTNWDFILGMSALMAMNIRVHWLGKNTIFTWPVRYVWQWLGGRPVDRSKAHGVVEQIVQMFKDGPQFILGLSPEGTRKDMPKWRSGFYHIATGASVPILMAYFDFERKVLGIGPLFYPTGDMDKDIESMQNYYKPFTGKYRKSWQA